The Rhodobacter sp. CZR27 genome includes a window with the following:
- the fba gene encoding class II fructose-bisphosphate aldolase (catalyzes the reversible aldol condensation of dihydroxyacetonephosphate and glyceraldehyde 3-phosphate in the Calvin cycle, glycolysis, and/or gluconeogenesis) has protein sequence MALITLRQLLDHAAEHGYGVPAFNINNMEQGLAIMAAAKACDAPVILQASRGARSYAGDIMLRHMVEALAEMNPTIPVCLHQDHGNNEATCLSAIRHGFTSVMMDGSLKADMKTVASYEYNVDITRRVSDCAHWVGASVEGELGVLGSLEKGEAEAEDGSGAEGKLDHSQMLTDPDQAVDFVMATKVDALAIAMGTSHGAYKFSRKPDGEILAMSVIEEIHKRLPSTHLVMHGSSSVPQELQDLINKYGGQMPQTYGVPVEEIERGIKHGVRKVNIDTDCRMALTGQFRKVAMENPKEFDPRKFLIPAMKEMETLVRDRFERFGTAGHASKITVIPLDDMAKRYASGALDPAVATAKAA, from the coding sequence ATGGCCCTTATCACCCTCAGACAGCTGCTCGACCATGCCGCAGAGCACGGCTATGGCGTGCCCGCGTTCAACATCAACAACATGGAACAGGGGCTCGCCATCATGGCGGCCGCCAAGGCCTGCGACGCGCCGGTGATCCTTCAGGCCTCGCGCGGCGCCCGCAGCTATGCCGGCGACATCATGCTGCGCCACATGGTCGAGGCGCTGGCCGAGATGAACCCGACGATCCCGGTCTGCCTGCACCAGGATCACGGCAACAACGAGGCTACCTGTCTGTCGGCGATCCGCCACGGCTTCACCTCGGTGATGATGGACGGCTCGCTGAAGGCCGACATGAAGACCGTCGCCTCCTACGAGTACAACGTCGACATCACCCGCCGCGTCTCGGACTGCGCGCACTGGGTCGGCGCCTCGGTCGAGGGCGAACTGGGCGTGCTGGGCAGCCTCGAAAAGGGCGAAGCCGAGGCCGAGGACGGCTCGGGCGCAGAGGGCAAACTCGATCACAGCCAGATGCTGACCGATCCCGACCAGGCGGTCGATTTCGTGATGGCCACGAAGGTCGACGCGCTGGCGATCGCGATGGGCACCAGCCATGGCGCCTACAAGTTCAGCCGCAAGCCCGATGGCGAGATCCTCGCGATGAGCGTCATCGAGGAGATCCACAAGCGCCTGCCCTCGACGCACCTCGTGATGCACGGCTCGTCCTCGGTGCCGCAGGAGCTGCAGGACCTGATCAACAAGTACGGCGGGCAGATGCCGCAGACCTACGGCGTGCCGGTCGAGGAAATCGAACGCGGCATCAAGCATGGCGTGCGCAAGGTGAACATCGACACCGACTGCCGCATGGCGCTGACCGGCCAGTTCCGCAAGGTCGCGATGGAGAACCCGAAGGAGTTCGACCCGCGCAAGTTCCTCATCCCCGCGATGAAGGAGATGGAAACCCTCGTCCGCGACCGCTTCGAGCGGTTCGGCACCGCGGGGCACGCCTCGAAGATCACCGTCATCCCGCTGGATGACATGGCCAAGCGCTACGCGAGCGGCGCGCTTGATCCGGCGGTCGCCACCGCCAAAGCCGCCTGA
- a CDS encoding phosphoribulokinase, whose translation MSKKHPIISVTGSSGAGTSTVKHTFDQIFRREGVKAVSIEGDAFHRFNRADMKAELDRRYAAGDATFSHFSYEANELEELERVFREYGETGKGRTRTYVHDAAEAEKTGVPPGHFTDWREFDSDSHLLFYEGLHGAVVNDKVNLAALADLKIGVVPVINLEWIQKIHRDRATRGYTTEAVTDVILRRMHAYVHCITPQFTQTDINFQRVPVVDTSNPFVARWIPTADESLVVIRFRNPRGIDFPYLTSMIHGSWMSRANSIVIPGNKLDLAMQLILTPLIERLVRESRLA comes from the coding sequence ATGAGCAAGAAACACCCGATCATCTCGGTCACGGGCTCGTCTGGCGCGGGCACATCCACGGTCAAGCACACCTTCGACCAGATCTTCCGCCGCGAGGGCGTGAAGGCCGTGTCGATCGAGGGCGACGCCTTCCACCGCTTCAACCGCGCCGACATGAAGGCCGAGCTTGACCGCCGCTATGCCGCGGGCGACGCGACCTTCTCGCACTTCTCCTATGAGGCCAACGAACTCGAGGAACTGGAGCGGGTCTTCCGCGAATACGGCGAGACCGGCAAGGGCCGCACCCGGACCTATGTCCATGACGCGGCCGAAGCCGAGAAGACCGGTGTGCCGCCCGGGCATTTCACCGACTGGCGCGAATTCGACTCGGACAGCCACCTGCTGTTCTACGAAGGCCTGCACGGCGCCGTGGTGAACGACAAGGTGAACCTCGCGGCCCTGGCCGACCTGAAGATCGGCGTGGTGCCGGTGATCAACCTCGAATGGATCCAGAAGATCCACCGCGACCGCGCCACCCGCGGCTACACGACCGAGGCCGTCACCGACGTGATCCTGCGCCGGATGCACGCCTATGTGCACTGCATCACGCCGCAGTTCACCCAGACCGACATCAACTTCCAGCGCGTCCCGGTGGTGGACACCTCGAACCCATTCGTGGCGCGCTGGATCCCGACCGCCGACGAGAGCCTCGTCGTCATCCGCTTCCGCAATCCGCGCGGCATCGACTTCCCCTACCTCACCTCGATGATCCACGGCTCGTGGATGAGCCGCGCCAACTCTATCGTGATCCCGGGCAACAAGCTCGACCTCGCGATGCAACTGATCCTGACGCCGCTGATCGAGCGCCTCGTGCGCGAGAGCCGGCTGGCCTGA
- a CDS encoding class 1 fructose-bisphosphatase: MRVKPFSTNPDAIPADLQDVMDRVGSVAIEVANRIARGGIDEDLAGLCGTNTDGDGQKALDVIADDAFRDALAGSAVKFYASEEQEDAVTVNEAGTLALAIDPLDGSSNIDTNLSVGTIFAIWPAEATAEASFLRPGSELLAGGYVIYGPQCCMMVSFGKGVQKYVLDPGTRSFVLVNGDVKVPPTSTEFAINASNYRHWPKPIRAYIDDCVAGTEGPRGRNFNMRWLASLVAETHRILARGGVFLYPRDSRKGYEHGRLRYLYECAPIAFVITQAGGGATDGENPILSQTPSRLHARTPFVFGSAEKVARITAYHDLPEQETSALFGNRGLFRS; this comes from the coding sequence ATGAGAGTGAAGCCGTTTTCCACCAATCCCGATGCCATCCCGGCCGACCTGCAGGACGTGATGGATCGCGTCGGCTCGGTCGCGATCGAGGTCGCGAACCGGATCGCCCGGGGCGGCATTGACGAGGACCTTGCCGGCCTCTGCGGCACCAACACCGACGGCGACGGACAGAAGGCACTCGACGTCATCGCCGACGATGCCTTCCGCGATGCGCTCGCCGGTTCCGCCGTGAAATTCTACGCCTCCGAAGAGCAGGAGGATGCCGTCACGGTGAACGAGGCGGGGACGCTGGCGCTGGCCATCGACCCGCTCGACGGCTCGTCGAACATCGACACCAACCTTTCGGTCGGCACGATCTTCGCGATCTGGCCTGCCGAGGCCACCGCCGAGGCGAGCTTCCTGCGCCCCGGCTCCGAGCTGCTGGCAGGCGGCTACGTGATCTACGGCCCGCAGTGCTGCATGATGGTCAGCTTCGGCAAGGGCGTGCAGAAATACGTGCTCGACCCCGGCACCCGCAGCTTCGTGCTGGTGAACGGCGACGTGAAGGTCCCGCCGACCTCGACCGAGTTCGCGATCAACGCCTCGAACTACCGGCACTGGCCGAAGCCGATCCGCGCCTACATCGACGACTGCGTGGCCGGCACCGAAGGCCCGCGCGGGCGCAACTTCAACATGCGGTGGCTCGCCTCGCTGGTGGCCGAGACGCACCGCATCCTCGCGCGAGGGGGCGTGTTCCTCTACCCCCGCGACAGCCGCAAGGGCTATGAGCACGGCCGGCTGCGCTACCTTTACGAATGCGCGCCCATCGCCTTCGTCATCACCCAGGCGGGCGGCGGCGCCACGGACGGCGAGAACCCGATCCTGAGCCAGACGCCCTCGCGCCTGCACGCGCGCACGCCCTTCGTCTTCGGGTCCGCCGAGAAGGTGGCCCGCATCACGGCCTACCACGACCTGCCGGAGCAGGAGACGTCGGCCCTTTTCGGCAATCGCGGACTGTTCCGGAGCTGA
- the cbbR gene encoding LysR family regulator CbbR, which translates to MIRLDAVTLKQLRTLTAVAETASLTGGAARLGLTPPAIHSQIKNLEDVFGVPLLHRSPEAVPFTPTLAGAAVLEAARRIEVILSQCSYQVMAVSQGRTGQVTLGVVSTGRYFAPRLVKVLSTACPDIRIALRVGNREQVIDDLARHMVDLAVMGRPPRLPEVASVALGPHPHGIVAPPDHPLAGLAEVPVPELLAQTFLAREEGSGTRLLMSRYLDRLGEGQVVDLIEMDSNETIKQSVIAGLGIAFLSLHVVMDELRFGQLVQLAAPGLPIERHWFLVHPVDRMLSPSALRLQEEIVKLKGSYLPAVAGQTPT; encoded by the coding sequence ATGATCCGGCTGGATGCGGTCACCCTGAAGCAGTTGCGTACCCTGACGGCGGTGGCCGAGACCGCCTCGCTGACCGGTGGCGCGGCGCGGCTGGGCCTGACCCCGCCCGCAATTCACAGTCAGATCAAGAACTTGGAGGATGTGTTCGGTGTGCCTCTCCTGCACCGCTCACCCGAGGCGGTGCCGTTCACGCCGACGCTTGCGGGCGCAGCGGTCCTTGAGGCCGCTCGCCGCATCGAAGTCATTCTGTCGCAGTGCTCATACCAAGTGATGGCGGTCAGCCAGGGGCGGACCGGGCAGGTCACGCTGGGCGTGGTCTCGACCGGGCGCTACTTCGCCCCCCGGCTGGTGAAGGTCCTGAGCACCGCCTGTCCCGACATCCGAATCGCGCTGCGGGTGGGCAACCGCGAGCAGGTGATCGACGACCTCGCCCGTCACATGGTGGACCTCGCCGTGATGGGCCGTCCGCCGCGTCTGCCCGAGGTCGCCTCGGTCGCGCTGGGCCCGCATCCGCACGGCATTGTCGCGCCGCCGGATCATCCGCTGGCGGGTCTGGCGGAGGTGCCGGTGCCCGAGCTTCTGGCGCAGACCTTCCTCGCGCGCGAGGAAGGCTCCGGTACGCGGCTTCTGATGTCGCGCTATCTCGACCGGCTGGGCGAGGGGCAGGTGGTGGACCTGATCGAGATGGACTCGAACGAGACCATCAAGCAGTCGGTGATCGCCGGTCTCGGCATCGCCTTCCTGTCGCTGCATGTGGTGATGGACGAGTTGCGCTTCGGCCAGCTCGTGCAGCTTGCCGCCCCGGGTCTTCCCATCGAGCGTCACTGGTTCCTCGTTCATCCCGTGGACCGGATGCTCTCGCCCTCGGCACTCAGGCTGCAGGAGGAGATCGTGAAGCTGAAGGGCTCCTACCTGCCCGCAGTGGCGGGTCAGACGCCGACATAG
- a CDS encoding ABC transporter ATP-binding protein, whose translation MLRVEAIDAGYGRVQVLRGLSFEARAGEVTCVMGRNGAGKTTLLRAVMGQVPLTAGSIALDGQHIDGLPAHRIPRLGIGYVPQGRRLFGPLTVAENLEIGLMTRGRGPRVRERVLDLFPRLRERLSQTASTLSGGEQQMLAIGRALCLEPKVMLLDEPTEGLQPSMIALIRDTVRALRGMGVAVILVEQRIEAVLDLADRVAFVETGQVAESVAAAALAPDAPQFARYVGV comes from the coding sequence ATGCTGCGGGTCGAGGCCATCGACGCGGGCTATGGCCGGGTGCAGGTTCTGCGCGGCCTGTCCTTCGAGGCGCGCGCCGGCGAGGTCACCTGCGTCATGGGCCGGAACGGCGCCGGAAAGACAACGCTGCTGCGCGCCGTCATGGGGCAGGTCCCGCTGACCGCCGGCAGCATCGCGCTGGACGGGCAGCACATCGACGGGCTTCCGGCACACAGGATCCCGAGGCTCGGGATCGGCTACGTGCCGCAGGGGCGGCGGCTGTTCGGGCCGCTGACCGTCGCCGAGAACCTGGAGATCGGCCTGATGACCCGCGGCCGGGGCCCGAGGGTGCGCGAGCGGGTGCTGGACCTCTTTCCGCGGCTGCGCGAGCGGCTGTCGCAGACCGCCTCGACCCTCTCGGGGGGCGAACAGCAGATGCTGGCCATCGGCCGCGCGCTCTGCCTTGAACCGAAGGTGATGCTGCTGGACGAACCGACCGAGGGCCTGCAGCCCTCGATGATCGCCCTGATCCGCGACACGGTGCGCGCGCTGCGGGGCATGGGGGTCGCGGTCATTCTGGTGGAACAGCGGATCGAGGCGGTGCTGGACCTTGCCGACCGGGTGGCCTTCGTCGAGACCGGGCAGGTCGCCGAGAGCGTCGCCGCCGCGGCCCTGGCTCCGGATGCGCCGCAGTTCGCGCGCTATGTCGGCGTCTGA